The following is a genomic window from Magnetococcales bacterium.
CCTTCTGGACCGAGGAATGACCCGGAGAAAAAACATCTTTTTATTGTTTTAACAGATCCGTTTGATTCTGGATTTGGAAAAAAATATGTGTTATTAGTTTCTGTTTCGAGCATTAAGAATAAGATCCCATATGATAAGACGTGTATTTTAAACCCTGGTGACCATTCTTTTATTAAACGTCGAAGTTTTATTTATTATGGACGGTCACGCATTGAAGATGCTATGGAACTAATTGATGGTGTTAAAGATAATAAACTCATTCCCTGTGAGCCGCTTGAGCAAAATATTTTTTCGTCTGTTTGTGAGGGTGTCTATAATTCTCCGCAAACTCCGCGTGGAATTATCGAATTCTATCGCATGACAATAGAGTCAGTCTCAGAAGATAATTATTTTTCTTAACGAAATTACGTCTATAAATCAAAATACCTTGGTTTAAAAAATAATGAACATGAACTTATTTAGGAAATATCATGCTAAACGATGTTGTGGCAATTAAAAGTCGTTCTAATAAAATGTTGCTCGCCTTTTGGCTTTGCTTTATCATTCCATTTGTGCAGCTTATTGATGTAGTCTTGAGTTTTAATGTATTGTCCAAGGGAATTTTCACCGATCAGTATCATGGCGGGGAATTTTTTGCTGCCCTTTCAACAATATTGTATGATAAAACAGGTCTATATCCGATTACAATTCATGGTGCGTTGGATTATATTCCAGGGTTGATTGCCGTAAAAATATTTGGTCCGAATAACTATCTTTTCGCAACGGGTATTTTTTATAATTTTTTGGATTTTTTATCTAAAATAGCGCTGATTGTTTTGGTGTTTGAACTGATCAAAAAAAAGCCGGTCAGTATCTTGCTGGCTCTAGGGCTGACCGTGGCCATCATGAATTTTTCAGGCTACAGAAGTTTATTCCTTGTTCTCGCTATTTATTTATTTTTTCTGATCCAGAATGAATATGGTCTTCGGACACGATTGTTTTTGGAAATTTGTTTCGGTCTTGTTTTGGCTTTTGGGGTGTTCTGGTCATTCAACAGGGGCTTGGCAGGTGTTGTATCTTTGGGGGTAGCGGCAGTATTGCATGCTTACCAGACACGACGTTATTTGGTGTCTATGGGTGTATTTTTTATTTCAATCATTTCCTTTGGATATATTTCTTCATATTTTTCGTTGGAAAATTATATAGAAAATATTAAAATATTGATCGATCTGGCAGACGGATATGTTTACACCGGAAAAGACTCTGCTGTGTTTTTCAAAATATTGATAGGTGTCCACTGTTTTTTGGTAGCAATTTTGCTGGTGTGGTCTGTAATTAAAGATAAATTTCAAATAGAACACTTGGCAAATTCCTTGATGATGATCGTATTGTTGTTGTTTATGTATAAAATAGTTTCAGACAAGGCGGACCGGGTGCATTTTGTCAGTGGTATGTTGGGTCCTGTCATTGCTGGGGCCTATTTTTATTCCAGAATTCAAATTGAAAAATATTATATTTTGCAGAAAATTACATCAGGATTGATGCTTGCCTATTTTCTGCTCATGAGTAGATATTCATGGTTTATTCCCTTCATGGGTAATCACACTGTGGATATTACATTTCCCAGGGAGCTTTCTGTGGCATTAATATTGTTGGGGGTGTTTTCATTTTTTCAAGTATTCAATCGTCTCATGAATACATATAAAATATATTGGCTGGCGTTGGGGTCTGTCCTGGTTTTGGGAATGTCGCGATTTATTTTAATATTGTTTGGATTATATAGTGGTCAATATCATTGGACAGATCGTTTCAGCACGTTGCCACCCAATGCAGAATCTGTCATGAAAGGGGTGCGTTGGGCATCCGGGGAGTTGCTGGAGAGTGGAACCTCGTGTCTGTTTGATTTTTCGAGCAATGGAACCATCAATGGTTTGTCGGGTTTGCCTAATTGTACACGATTCAGCACCCTGGTCTATGCGGCCCAGAGCCATGAAAAAGAAATTATCGCAACCATAAAAAAGAAAAAACCCAAGGCGGTTGTCTATTCTTCAACGCATTGGGCATTCAGAATTAATAATTTGTCAATGCATGTCAAATTTCCGGAATTGAATAATTTGTTTCTCAAAGAGTATACCGAAGAAAAATGCCAGCACGGTCTTTGTGTTCGATATTTGACAGAAAGTAACTATTCAGCCTCCGAATAATAAACGTTGGAAAAAAAATTTTCATGTCAAATCCCTTTTTGAAAGACTCTGAAAGGCTGTCTGATGACTTGTTAATTTCAAAAAAAGAATGAAAAACTGGGATGGAGGTCCAGGAGGAAGGGCTGTGCCCTTTCTCCTGGCGGGGTTTGGGGCGGAGCCCCAACAAAGTCTTTCATGTCAAATCCTTTTTTTGAAAAAATTTTGAAAAACTCTGAATGGTTACGGCAGAATTATCGCTGGTTACCAGCCGGGATCTGCCAGATAATTGCAGGTTTTGCAAACATCCGGAGGTTCGCTGGAGTTGTTGAGAAATTTTTTGCGCATGTTGACCAGGACGGGATGATTGTAGATCAGCTCAGGATCTGTACCATACAGATTGCTGTTGGGACCTTGCAAATTTTCATCGATGCCACAGCAAACGGCCACATCGCCCAGGGAATCACACCCTACCCGTTGCCACAATTGGGCACACAGCTTTTTGATGGATTTGGTCTGGACGGCCTTGGGCCAGAAGCAAAAACCCGGCAGCACGGACTCGATCTGTCGTTGCAACTCAGGATAGGCCGGATTGGTATCATCAATGATTTCATCGAGATTTTTATTGAAACCCATGGGACGGTAGAGCAGAAAGCGCGTACTCAGGCAGCCTGCATCACGCACGAAGCGCACCAACTCCAACACTTTTTCCGGATGGTTTTCAATTTCGCTGCGCAAAAGAACGTAGCTGGTATGGGTCGGAAAAATTTGATTGATTTCGGCAAGATTGGCTTCCAGTTTTTTTCTGTTCGTGTCATAGCAGGAGATACTGATGCGTGACACGCCGGCCTGTTTCAAATCGACAATACGTTCGCGTAATTTGATGCCGTTTGTGGTGACATTGACGATGTGGCCGCGCCTGGAGAGATAGGCGACAATCTGATCCAACTCTTTGGCCAGCAAGGGTTCACCGCCCAGCATATCCACCAGGAGTGCATTGGAAAAAAGGGGATTGTCAAAGATGACTTTCACTTTTTCCAGGGTTGCATCAGCGGCTTTTCTGTCAACCATGCCGTCTTTTAAAATTTTATTGACCTGACAATAACTGCAATCAAGATTGCAGCGTTTCGTGACAAATAATTGGGCAACCTGCGGTGTGTAGCGGGCAGTCTTGACGATGGCTTCTCGTTGGGAGATTTTGTATTTTAAATAATTCCAAACTTTTGGCGTGGTTTTGATGGGTGAAATATTTTTGGCTATCTCATAATAATAGGATAAATTGACCATAATGATTGTGTCCTTGGTTGCCGGTAGCATCCGATTGCAAATTGACAAGCAAATGACAGAATGGACGGAAGCCTGGGAGGAAGGGGTGTGCCCTTCCTCCTGGCAGGTTTTGGGGCGAAGCCCCAACAGAGACGAGATTCTTTCCAGAAAAGGACAGAGCTTCAAAGGCCGCACATACCGCCGCCACAGCCACCGGTGGGGCATGAGGGCATGGGGGCATGGCTTTCCTGTCCCATTTTTGTTGACCCCAGAACACCGCCGGTAGAAAAAATTTTGCGCAATTTGTCCTGACCACAACCAGGACAGCGGGTGGCGATGGGATCGGACATCGCGTGATTGATTTCAAATTTTCCGTTACAGGCGTCACATTTGTAGTCGTAGAGGGGCATGTTCATTTCTCCCTGCATGGGAAGCTGACGAAGAGGCTGTTTGGGAATGTTGGACAAGGTAACCAATTGGAATACGTATATATTTTGTAACTATTCAGCATCCCCATATAAAACGTTTGAAAAACTGGGATGGGGGTCCAGGGGGAAGGGCTGTGCCCTTCCCCCTGGCGGGGTTTGGGGCGGAGCCCCAACAAAGTCTTTTATATCAAATCCTTTTTTTGCAAGGGTTCTGAATAGATACTATATTTTAAAAAAGGATTGCAAGAGTGTGACGAAGTTGAGAGAGCCTCATTGCCGGGTAAACGCGGTCTGATGTGCTGAAAGCGAAGAGGAGGAAGGGGCGTGCCCTTCCTCCTGGATATTCACCTTGATTACTGCCGACGTATGGCCGGACAAATCAGGCTTTGACGCTGCGATCCACGCGCACGGTCATGGGCACGATCACATCGGGATGGAGACGGATCCGGCCTGCGTGTTCGCCCAGGGTACGAATGGGGCTTCCCAGTTCGATCAGGCTGCGCGAGACCTGGATCCCTTTTTCTTTCAGAAAGGCGGCAATGTCGGCATTGGTGACCGAGCCGAACAGTTTATCGGCGGCTCCTGCCGGGCGTTCCAGGACGAATTGCACCTCGGCAATGCGCGTGGCGAGTTCTTCGGCCTGTGCCCTGACCTCTTTTTGTCGCGCCTCGAAGGCGGCGCGTTCGGCTTCGAAGCGGGCGATATTGTCCCGTGTGGCGGGCAGGGCCTTGCCGCTGGGGATCAAAAAGTTGCGTCCGTAGCCATTTTTGACTTTGACGACATCGCCCAGATTGCCGTAGCGGCTGATTTTTTCCAGCAGAATGACTTCCATGAACCTTCACTCCCCGGAGGAGTTTTTCTCCTCCGTTCCATGCAGATATCGTTTGCGGAAATCGAACCAGTTATCGAGGAGTCCGAGTACCGTTACCAACAGAATGACCTGTATCCAGAGCAGGAGGATGACATAAAAAAACCCCTGCATAAAGGTGGACACGCCGTATTTGCGAAAACTCCACTGGACCACGGCCAACCCCTGGAAC
Proteins encoded in this region:
- a CDS encoding 50S ribosomal protein L9; the protein is MEVILLEKISRYGNLGDVVKVKNGYGRNFLIPSGKALPATRDNIARFEAERAAFEARQKEVRAQAEELATRIAEVQFVLERPAGAADKLFGSVTNADIAAFLKEKGIQVSRSLIELGSPIRTLGEHAGRIRLHPDVIVPMTVRVDRSVKA
- a CDS encoding zinc ribbon domain-containing protein gives rise to the protein MPLYDYKCDACNGKFEINHAMSDPIATRCPGCGQDKLRKIFSTGGVLGSTKMGQESHAPMPSCPTGGCGGGMCGL
- a CDS encoding radical SAM protein, coding for MVNLSYYYEIAKNISPIKTTPKVWNYLKYKISQREAIVKTARYTPQVAQLFVTKRCNLDCSYCQVNKILKDGMVDRKAADATLEKVKVIFDNPLFSNALLVDMLGGEPLLAKELDQIVAYLSRRGHIVNVTTNGIKLRERIVDLKQAGVSRISISCYDTNRKKLEANLAEINQIFPTHTSYVLLRSEIENHPEKVLELVRFVRDAGCLSTRFLLYRPMGFNKNLDEIIDDTNPAYPELQRQIESVLPGFCFWPKAVQTKSIKKLCAQLWQRVGCDSLGDVAVCCGIDENLQGPNSNLYGTDPELIYNHPVLVNMRKKFLNNSSEPPDVCKTCNYLADPGW